One part of the Segnochrobactrum spirostomi genome encodes these proteins:
- a CDS encoding GlxA family transcriptional regulator, producing MRVDLGQLGRFAFLTLPNFSMIAFSNAIEVCRMANYVSGRDAYHWSVVSLDGAPAVASNGLGVTPTRALGEADPFDVLFVCGGVNVRHSVDRRLADALRRHARRGAVMGGLCTGTFALAEAGLLDGYSAAIHWENLSSIREEFGDVIFTDDLFVFDRDRVTCTGGVAPLDMMLKFVAARLGRALAARVSEQFVVERPREAGERQRVPAAVRAGARHPALTKAAALMATTIERPLTVEALARSVGVSARQLERLFRQHLGTSPADHYLSLRLDRARELLTQSPLSVTDIGIACGFQSASHFSVAYRRQFGHAPRTERALA from the coding sequence ATGCGGGTCGATCTGGGACAGCTCGGCCGGTTCGCATTCCTGACGCTGCCGAACTTCTCGATGATCGCGTTCTCGAACGCCATCGAGGTGTGCCGCATGGCGAATTATGTCAGCGGCCGCGACGCCTATCATTGGTCCGTGGTCTCCCTCGACGGCGCCCCGGCCGTCGCATCGAACGGCCTCGGCGTGACGCCGACCCGGGCCCTCGGCGAGGCCGATCCGTTCGACGTGCTGTTCGTGTGCGGCGGCGTCAACGTGCGCCATTCCGTCGACCGCCGGCTTGCCGATGCGCTGCGCCGCCATGCCCGCCGCGGCGCGGTGATGGGCGGGCTGTGCACCGGCACCTTCGCTCTCGCCGAGGCGGGGCTCCTCGACGGCTACAGTGCCGCGATCCATTGGGAGAACCTGTCGTCGATCCGCGAGGAGTTCGGCGACGTGATCTTCACCGACGACCTCTTCGTGTTCGACCGCGACCGCGTCACCTGCACCGGCGGCGTCGCGCCGCTCGACATGATGCTGAAATTCGTCGCGGCACGGCTCGGTCGCGCGCTCGCCGCCCGCGTCTCGGAGCAGTTCGTGGTCGAGCGACCGCGGGAAGCCGGGGAGCGGCAGCGCGTGCCGGCGGCGGTGCGGGCAGGGGCGCGCCATCCGGCGCTGACCAAGGCGGCGGCCCTGATGGCGACGACGATCGAGCGGCCGCTCACCGTCGAAGCCCTGGCGCGTTCCGTGGGCGTGTCTGCCCGCCAGCTCGAACGGCTGTTCCGCCAGCATCTCGGCACCTCGCCGGCGGATCATTATCTGTCGCTGCGGCTCGACCGCGCCCGCGAATTGCTGACCCAGTCGCCGCTCAGCGTCACCGACATCGGCATCGCCTGCGGCTTCCAATCCGCCTCCCATTTCAGCGTCGCCTACCGCCGCCAATTCGGCCACGCGCCGCGCACCGAACGGGCGCTCGCATGA
- a CDS encoding aromatic ring-hydroxylating oxygenase subunit alpha gives MLHVPHTPIGALLARRRPGYGLEQPFYTSQEIFDLDVEAIFGRYWIFVGVEADVPEPGDCMVVDVGTTSVLIVRDDDGNVGALHNVCRHRGARIVHEYKGTVGNLVCRYHQWTYGLDGKLLFAEHMAPDFDTTCHGLKRVHLKSLEGLLFICLSENPPGDFDVMAAAMLPYLVPHDLRNTKVAYEEDLIEEGNWKITMENNRECYHCSVNHPELTVPLFAYGFGFSPEKLDEAGREQAHRYECLLDDSHTAWEAEGFPSRTLEHLDDMDTGYRTQRLPLDGDGEAHTLDTKRACKKLLGNITNPKLGALHFWTQPNSWHHFMADHAVTFSVLPLTPDRTLLRTKWLVHKDAVEGVDYDVENLKAVWSATNRQDGELVGFQQSGVKSPAYEPGPYSPYTEGLVDAFANWYVSRLAAQIDG, from the coding sequence ATGCTGCACGTTCCGCACACCCCGATCGGCGCCCTGCTGGCGCGCCGCCGTCCGGGCTACGGCCTGGAGCAGCCCTTCTATACGAGCCAGGAGATCTTCGATCTCGACGTCGAGGCGATCTTCGGCCGCTACTGGATCTTCGTTGGCGTCGAAGCCGACGTGCCGGAGCCCGGCGATTGCATGGTCGTCGATGTCGGCACGACCTCCGTCCTGATCGTGCGCGACGACGACGGCAATGTCGGCGCCCTGCACAATGTCTGCCGCCACCGCGGCGCGCGCATCGTCCACGAATACAAAGGCACCGTCGGCAATCTGGTCTGCCGCTATCACCAGTGGACCTACGGCCTCGACGGCAAGCTCTTGTTCGCCGAGCACATGGCGCCCGATTTCGACACCACCTGCCACGGCCTCAAGCGGGTGCACCTGAAGAGCCTCGAAGGCCTGCTCTTCATCTGCCTGTCGGAGAACCCGCCCGGCGATTTCGACGTCATGGCCGCCGCCATGCTGCCCTATCTCGTGCCGCACGATCTGCGCAACACGAAGGTCGCCTATGAGGAAGACCTGATCGAGGAGGGCAACTGGAAGATCACGATGGAGAACAACCGGGAGTGCTATCACTGCTCGGTCAACCATCCTGAGCTCACCGTGCCCTTGTTCGCCTACGGCTTCGGCTTTTCGCCGGAGAAGCTCGACGAGGCCGGGCGCGAGCAGGCCCACCGCTACGAATGCCTGCTCGACGACAGCCACACCGCCTGGGAGGCGGAGGGCTTCCCGTCGCGCACCCTCGAGCACCTCGACGACATGGATACGGGCTATCGCACCCAGCGCCTGCCGCTCGACGGCGACGGCGAGGCCCACACCCTCGACACCAAGCGCGCCTGCAAGAAGCTCCTCGGCAACATCACCAACCCTAAGCTCGGTGCGCTCCACTTCTGGACCCAGCCGAACTCCTGGCACCATTTCATGGCGGACCACGCCGTGACGTTCTCGGTGCTGCCGCTGACCCCCGACCGCACGCTGCTGCGCACCAAGTGGCTGGTCCACAAGGATGCGGTGGAAGGCGTCGATTACGACGTCGAGAACCTCAAGGCGGTGTGGTCGGCGACCAATCGGCAGGACGGCGAACTCGTCGGCTTCCAGCAGAGCGGGGTGAAGAGCCCGGCCTACGAACCCGGCCCCTATTCGCCCTACACCGAAGGCCTCGTCGATGCCTTCGCCAATTGGTACGTCTCGCGCCTCGCGGCGCAGATCGACGGGTGA
- a CDS encoding hybrid-cluster NAD(P)-dependent oxidoreductase, which translates to MSELNGRVGGDPLISLVTSVPKVWDPEEDDVLVCRQVRVETHDVKTFLFSAREPRLFRFKPGQFLTLDLEINGATIQRCYTISSSPARPHLVSITVKRVPGGPVSNWLHDTMAPGKEIRAVGPLGEFTAFDHPAPKYLFLSGGSGITPLMSMARAFHDLSEPRDIVFVHAARTPADIIFRTELDLMARNMPGFKVVHVVEGEGGEPGWAGLRGRLSKEMLAVVAPDFAERTVFTCGPSPFMAAVRAILGASGYEMARYHEESFNFEELSPADVADIAEAQVAAGETPAADAAPAVPTFRVEFRKSGKVIECAADRFVLDAARLAGMRLPSSCTKGLCGTCKSKLLEGKVDMQHQGGIRQREIDAGMALLCCAKPLTDLVVDR; encoded by the coding sequence ATGTCTGAGTTGAACGGCCGCGTCGGCGGCGACCCGCTCATTTCCCTCGTCACCTCGGTTCCCAAGGTGTGGGACCCAGAGGAGGACGACGTCCTCGTCTGCCGTCAGGTCAGGGTCGAAACCCACGACGTCAAGACGTTCCTGTTCTCGGCCCGCGAGCCGCGGCTGTTTCGCTTCAAGCCCGGCCAGTTCCTCACCCTCGATCTCGAGATCAACGGCGCCACCATCCAGCGCTGCTACACGATCTCGTCGTCGCCGGCGCGGCCGCACCTCGTCTCCATCACGGTGAAGCGGGTGCCTGGCGGTCCGGTCTCGAACTGGCTGCACGACACGATGGCGCCGGGCAAGGAGATCCGCGCGGTCGGCCCCCTCGGCGAGTTCACCGCCTTCGACCATCCGGCGCCGAAATATCTATTCCTCTCCGGCGGCAGCGGCATCACGCCTCTGATGTCGATGGCGCGTGCCTTCCACGATCTCTCCGAGCCGCGGGACATCGTCTTCGTCCACGCCGCACGCACCCCCGCCGACATCATCTTCCGCACCGAACTCGACCTGATGGCCCGCAACATGCCGGGCTTCAAGGTCGTCCATGTCGTGGAAGGCGAGGGCGGTGAGCCGGGCTGGGCGGGCCTGCGCGGGCGGCTCTCCAAGGAGATGCTCGCCGTCGTCGCCCCCGATTTCGCGGAGCGCACGGTGTTCACCTGCGGTCCGTCGCCGTTCATGGCGGCGGTGCGTGCCATCCTCGGCGCCTCGGGCTACGAGATGGCGCGCTATCACGAGGAGAGCTTCAATTTCGAGGAGTTGTCGCCCGCCGATGTCGCCGACATCGCCGAGGCGCAGGTCGCGGCGGGCGAAACGCCGGCAGCCGACGCTGCCCCGGCGGTGCCGACCTTCCGCGTCGAATTCCGCAAGAGCGGCAAGGTGATCGAGTGTGCCGCGGATCGCTTCGTCCTCGATGCGGCGCGGCTCGCCGGTATGCGGCTGCCGTCGTCGTGCACCAAGGGCCTGTGCGGCACCTGCAAGTCGAAGCTCCTCGAGGGCAAGGTCGACATGCAGCACCAGGGCGGCATTCGCCAGCGTGAGATCGATGCCGGGATGGCGCTGCTGTGCTGCGCCAAGCCGCTCACCGATCTCGTCGTCGACCGCTGA